In Streptomyces sp. NBC_00448, the following are encoded in one genomic region:
- a CDS encoding SPFH domain-containing protein, whose amino-acid sequence MITAIVILVLLAAGAGYVGVTGRVVVPPGHVGIVRRRFGPSDPVFRRVTPFDKRGLQARVLPTNGSSWLVPGLYTVEIVPRVDIPEGRIGVVMAVEGRSRPAGQPLARQVECDNFQDGPRFLLSGGEQGRQANTLAGGQSYYINTMLFTVETEPRTYVPPGTVGVVEARAGGIRPPHRPFGRHVECNSFQDGHAFLSGGGEQGRQLAILGGGAYYDINPALFKVTTVANVRESRDGLTVESLQEIAIPIGATGVVVTLDGAEPPRDGAAETVAPRVEGHGSFRLPWVFLAAGGRRGVQQETLGEGAVCALNPWFVRVMLIPTRLLILEWTKKTGAEAQRNYDAELEQITVTIQGHRVHVEMKQSLQIPERIAPVLVSQFGGTTSGIGGLSHNPAPVQRFVERVLGATVESYFSQIAAAATIQEFLSRYAETRTDLTAQVRNALLVWGVEAKGTTLGEFQPEDASMNEAMKREFLAEMNNRFLVAKLEGAGTADEIDEIEARKERRRIAMQLEAELRAEIDALGPENAAVIRIVREFAQFQVPEYIGGGDMTGLVQALPMANMRDILGRLRELRSDHQVGRGTAAPMLDQKAGFQGEAEEAASE is encoded by the coding sequence ATGATCACGGCGATCGTCATCCTCGTGCTCCTGGCCGCGGGCGCCGGGTATGTCGGCGTGACCGGGCGCGTGGTGGTACCGCCCGGCCATGTCGGCATCGTCCGGCGGCGGTTCGGACCGTCCGATCCCGTGTTCAGGCGGGTCACCCCGTTCGACAAGCGGGGCCTCCAGGCGCGGGTGCTGCCCACCAACGGCTCCAGCTGGCTCGTCCCCGGTCTGTACACGGTGGAGATCGTGCCCAGGGTGGACATCCCGGAGGGCAGGATCGGCGTGGTCATGGCGGTGGAGGGCCGCAGCCGTCCGGCCGGCCAGCCGCTCGCGCGGCAGGTGGAGTGCGACAACTTCCAGGACGGGCCGCGGTTCCTGCTCAGCGGCGGTGAGCAGGGCCGGCAGGCCAACACGCTGGCGGGCGGCCAGTCGTACTACATCAACACGATGCTCTTCACCGTGGAGACCGAGCCGCGCACGTACGTACCCCCCGGCACGGTGGGCGTGGTGGAGGCCAGGGCGGGCGGCATCCGGCCACCGCACCGGCCGTTCGGCAGGCATGTGGAGTGCAACAGCTTCCAGGACGGACACGCGTTCCTGTCCGGTGGCGGCGAGCAGGGCCGGCAACTGGCGATCCTCGGCGGCGGCGCCTACTACGACATCAACCCGGCCCTGTTCAAGGTGACCACCGTCGCCAACGTGCGGGAGTCCCGCGACGGCCTCACCGTCGAGAGCCTCCAGGAGATCGCCATCCCGATCGGTGCGACCGGCGTGGTGGTCACCCTCGACGGCGCCGAACCCCCGCGGGACGGTGCGGCGGAGACCGTGGCGCCGCGGGTGGAGGGGCACGGCAGCTTCCGGCTGCCGTGGGTGTTCTTGGCGGCCGGGGGCCGTCGCGGTGTGCAGCAGGAGACGCTCGGCGAAGGTGCCGTCTGCGCGCTCAACCCCTGGTTCGTCAGGGTCATGCTGATCCCGACCCGGCTGCTGATCCTGGAGTGGACCAAGAAGACCGGCGCGGAGGCGCAGCGCAACTACGACGCCGAACTCGAACAGATCACCGTGACCATCCAGGGCCACCGGGTCCATGTGGAGATGAAGCAGAGCCTCCAGATCCCGGAGCGGATCGCGCCGGTGCTCGTCAGCCAGTTCGGCGGCACCACCTCGGGGATCGGCGGACTGTCCCACAACCCGGCGCCGGTCCAGCGGTTCGTGGAGCGGGTCCTCGGCGCCACGGTGGAGTCCTACTTCAGCCAGATCGCCGCCGCCGCCACCATCCAGGAGTTCCTGAGCAGGTACGCCGAGACGCGCACCGACCTCACCGCCCAGGTCCGCAACGCCCTGCTGGTGTGGGGTGTCGAGGCCAAGGGCACCACGCTGGGCGAGTTCCAGCCCGAGGACGCCAGTATGAACGAAGCGATGAAGCGGGAATTCCTCGCCGAGATGAACAACCGGTTCCTGGTGGCGAAGCTCGAAGGCGCCGGCACCGCGGACGAGATCGACGAGATCGAGGCGCGGAAGGAGCGCAGGCGCATCGCCATGCAACTGGAGGCGGAGCTGCGGGCCGAGATCGACGCGCTCGGTCCGGAGAACGCCGCGGTCATCCGGATCGTGCGGGAGTTCGCGCAGTTCCAGGTCCCCGAGTACATCGGCGGCGGTGACATGACGGGCCTGGTCCAGGCACTTCCGATGGCGAACATGCGGGACATCCTCGGCAGGCTCCGCGAACTGCGCTCCGACCACCAGGTCGGCCGCGGAACGGCTGCGCCTATGCTCGACCAGAAGGCCGGGTTCCAGGGGGAGGCGGAAGAGGCCGCGTCGGAGTGA
- a CDS encoding DUF2332 domain-containing protein, which yields MSDPRREDEVGRLRRLFGVFGAIQGAGRSPVYAALSEGVVGDGDLLALLLDAPEDQRRPSLLFAAVNRLLASGRGSELAAYYPIHGGSRAVDGQLVPAFAAFCRRHRDELARLLSERSTQTNEIRRCVALRLGVDHVQRHWPGPVHLVEVGASAGLNLLFDRYDYRFDGEAATGCDGSRVVVSCEVRGEEWSGVWGGARGEVGSEGRGRVRGEVNGAGACGAGFLRAVPPIARRLGVDQHPIDLSDPGARAWLEAFVWPEQTAELATLRGAFALAASTAAASVVRGDATTDTARILGELPGREPVVVFTASLLSYLTAQARTAFVAQLRQAAQRRPVAWVFAEAPGLLATTGLDIPALRGPLARRNTLYLVGASLRGAAPHHDRSLGLADPYLRWLSPARTPADDFSWVPPS from the coding sequence GTGAGTGACCCTCGGCGCGAGGACGAAGTCGGGCGGCTGCGGCGGCTGTTCGGGGTCTTCGGTGCGATCCAGGGCGCCGGGCGCTCCCCGGTGTACGCGGCCCTCAGCGAAGGCGTCGTGGGTGACGGGGACTTGCTCGCGCTGCTGCTCGACGCACCGGAGGACCAGCGCCGGCCCAGCCTTCTTTTCGCCGCCGTGAACCGGCTGCTGGCGAGCGGCCGGGGCTCGGAGCTGGCCGCGTACTACCCGATCCACGGGGGGAGCCGGGCGGTCGACGGCCAACTGGTGCCGGCGTTCGCCGCGTTCTGCCGCCGGCATCGTGACGAGTTGGCCCGCCTGCTGTCGGAGCGGTCCACCCAGACGAACGAGATCCGCCGGTGCGTCGCGCTGCGGCTCGGTGTCGATCACGTCCAACGCCACTGGCCGGGGCCGGTGCACCTGGTCGAGGTCGGCGCGAGCGCGGGGCTGAACCTGCTTTTCGATCGCTACGACTACCGGTTCGACGGGGAGGCGGCGACCGGGTGCGACGGTTCGCGGGTCGTGGTGTCGTGCGAGGTGAGGGGCGAGGAGTGGAGCGGGGTGTGGGGCGGGGCGCGGGGCGAGGTGGGGAGCGAGGGGCGGGGCCGGGTGCGGGGCGAGGTGAACGGCGCCGGCGCGTGCGGTGCGGGCTTCCTCCGAGCGGTGCCGCCGATCGCACGGCGGCTCGGCGTCGACCAGCACCCGATCGACCTGTCCGACCCCGGCGCCCGGGCCTGGCTGGAGGCGTTCGTCTGGCCCGAGCAGACCGCCGAACTCGCCACCCTGCGCGGCGCCTTCGCCCTCGCGGCGTCCACGGCAGCCGCGAGCGTCGTGCGGGGCGACGCGACCACGGACACCGCCCGTATCCTCGGCGAACTGCCGGGCCGCGAGCCGGTGGTCGTGTTCACCGCGTCGCTGCTCAGCTACCTCACCGCCCAGGCGCGTACCGCGTTCGTCGCCCAACTCCGGCAGGCCGCCCAACGGCGCCCGGTGGCCTGGGTGTTCGCCGAGGCGCCAGGGCTGCTGGCCACCACCGGACTCGACATCCCCGCCCTGCGCGGTCCCCTCGCCCGCCGCAACACCCTCTACCTGGTCGGGGCGAGCCTGCGCGGAGCCGCCCCGCACCACGACCGCTCCCTCGGCCTCGCCGACCCCTACCTGCGCTGGCTCTCCCCGGCCCGCACTCCCGCGGACGACTTCTCCTGGGTCCCCCCGAGCTGA
- a CDS encoding alpha/beta hydrolase codes for MSSEIPYRPLPLDQSDVRYAYGPDSVVRPGVPTGETIAFDWTGSAIYPGTVRKFWVHVPSRYDPSSPASLMVFQDGWWYLDPDGQVRGATVLDNLVHSGDIPPTIGVFVDPGVFPDTEAPKNRNHEYDAFDDRYVTFLLTEIIPQVTARYAIAEEPERWGICGGSSGGNCAFTAAWFRPDRFRRVIGYLSSFTQMPNGNPYPRLLPDTPRKPLRVFLQAGHRDLRWNEPERNWLAENLRVAAALAEAGYDFRLVLGDGPHTPNHAGVLLPDALRWLWRPDGD; via the coding sequence GTGAGCAGCGAGATTCCCTACCGGCCGCTTCCGCTCGACCAGTCGGACGTGCGCTACGCGTACGGTCCCGACTCGGTGGTGCGGCCGGGCGTGCCCACCGGCGAGACGATCGCCTTCGACTGGACCGGCAGCGCGATCTACCCGGGCACCGTAAGGAAGTTCTGGGTCCACGTGCCCAGCCGGTACGACCCTTCGTCGCCGGCGTCGCTGATGGTGTTCCAGGACGGCTGGTGGTACCTGGACCCGGACGGGCAGGTGCGCGGCGCGACGGTCCTGGACAACCTCGTGCACAGCGGCGACATCCCGCCCACCATCGGCGTGTTCGTCGACCCCGGCGTCTTCCCGGACACCGAGGCCCCGAAGAACCGCAACCACGAGTACGACGCCTTCGACGATCGCTACGTCACCTTCCTGCTGACCGAGATCATCCCCCAGGTCACCGCGCGATACGCCATCGCCGAGGAGCCGGAACGCTGGGGCATCTGCGGGGGCAGCAGCGGCGGCAACTGCGCCTTCACCGCGGCCTGGTTCAGGCCCGACAGGTTCCGCCGCGTCATCGGCTACCTCTCCAGCTTCACGCAGATGCCGAACGGCAACCCCTACCCCCGGCTCCTCCCCGACACCCCCCGCAAGCCACTGCGCGTCTTCCTCCAAGCCGGCCACCGCGACCTGCGGTGGAACGAACCCGAACGGAACTGGCTCGCCGAGAACCTCCGCGTCGCGGCCGCCCTGGCCGAAGCGGGCTACGACTTCCGCCTGGTCCTCGGCGACGGCCCCCACACCCCCAACCACGCGGGCGTCCTCCTCCCCGACGCCCTCCGCTGGCTGTGGCGGCCGGACGGCGACTGA
- a CDS encoding TetR/AcrR family transcriptional regulator, which produces MTEPTGLRERKKARTRDAIADAAITLFLAHGFDQVSVSDIAAVAEVSKPTLFRYFPSKEDLVLHRFADHNGEAARVVRDRGPGVSPVTALHRHFRAGLDRHEPVTGLSDHPAVVEFHRLVFTTPSLAGRLTQYMLDDEHALASALDPGPDIRARLQAAQVLAVQRVLARANWQKIADGRAADDVHPEAVADADHAFAQLR; this is translated from the coding sequence ATGACCGAGCCGACAGGGCTGCGCGAACGCAAGAAGGCGCGGACCCGTGATGCCATCGCCGACGCGGCGATCACCCTGTTCCTGGCGCACGGATTCGACCAGGTCTCGGTCAGCGACATCGCCGCGGTGGCCGAGGTCTCCAAGCCCACCCTCTTCCGGTACTTCCCCAGCAAGGAGGACCTGGTACTACACCGGTTCGCCGACCACAACGGCGAGGCCGCGCGCGTCGTACGCGACCGCGGGCCCGGCGTCTCCCCCGTGACGGCGCTGCACCGGCACTTCCGGGCCGGCCTCGATCGCCACGAACCCGTCACCGGCCTCAGCGACCACCCCGCGGTGGTGGAGTTCCACCGCCTGGTGTTCACCACCCCGAGCCTGGCGGGACGGCTCACCCAGTACATGCTCGATGACGAGCACGCCCTCGCGTCGGCCCTCGATCCGGGCCCCGATATCCGCGCACGGCTGCAAGCGGCCCAGGTCCTCGCCGTCCAACGGGTCCTCGCCCGCGCCAACTGGCAGAAGATCGCCGACGGCCGCGCCGCCGACGACGTCCACCCCGAGGCCGTCGCCGACGCCGACCACGCCTTCGCCCAACTCCGATAA
- a CDS encoding NAD(P)H-binding protein codes for MPPVLVTGATGRIGRGVIDRLVAAGVPVRALTRQTEAAAKLPAGVDVVTGDLTVPASLDGALRGAGAVFLLWTAPPTSAAAVVGRLATHARRVVFLSSPHRTPHPFFGQPNPMAVLHAEIERLLAAAGIESTIIRPGMFASNATAWWAPALRAGDVVRWPYGAAETAPVDDRDIAAVAARVLYEDGHAGGDYVLTGSESLSQAAQLGIIGDVLGRPIRFEELSPDEFRGATEGKAPRPVVDMLLAAWGATIGRPAYITSAVADILGVPPRSFAEWVADHADAFERAPIPSS; via the coding sequence ATGCCACCGGTGCTCGTCACCGGCGCCACCGGCCGGATCGGGCGCGGCGTCATCGACCGGCTCGTGGCCGCGGGCGTACCGGTCCGCGCACTCACCCGCCAGACCGAAGCAGCGGCGAAGCTGCCCGCCGGCGTCGATGTCGTCACCGGTGACCTCACCGTGCCCGCGTCCCTCGACGGGGCGCTGCGCGGCGCCGGCGCCGTCTTCCTGCTGTGGACCGCGCCGCCGACGAGCGCCGCGGCAGTCGTCGGGCGCCTGGCGACCCACGCGCGGCGCGTGGTCTTCCTCTCCTCGCCGCACCGGACGCCGCACCCCTTCTTCGGTCAGCCGAACCCCATGGCGGTGCTGCACGCCGAGATCGAGCGACTCCTCGCGGCCGCCGGAATCGAGTCGACGATCATCCGGCCGGGGATGTTCGCCTCCAACGCGACGGCCTGGTGGGCGCCCGCCCTCCGCGCCGGCGATGTCGTCCGGTGGCCTTACGGCGCCGCCGAGACCGCGCCCGTCGACGACCGTGACATCGCGGCCGTCGCGGCGCGGGTGCTGTACGAGGACGGCCACGCCGGCGGCGACTACGTCCTCACCGGCTCCGAGTCGCTGAGCCAGGCAGCGCAGCTGGGCATCATCGGAGATGTCCTGGGGCGCCCGATCAGGTTCGAGGAGCTGTCGCCGGACGAGTTCCGCGGTGCGACGGAGGGGAAGGCGCCGCGCCCGGTCGTCGACATGCTGCTCGCCGCATGGGGCGCGACGATCGGACGGCCCGCGTACATCACCTCGGCGGTGGCCGACATTCTCGGAGTGCCGCCGAGGTCGTTCGCCGAGTGGGTCGCCGACCACGCCGACGCGTTCGAGCGCGCCCCGATCCCGTCGAGCTGA
- a CDS encoding MarR family winged helix-turn-helix transcriptional regulator, giving the protein MTSKASGETVDLPGFFSDLVRCETRLYNALNDRLRERHEIVTSQFEALRYLRDHPGARVADLAAEFAIGIGATSKTVDRLEKQGWAVRRPNPSDRRSSLLALTDDGLQLVDAAEETFTERLAELTAEACKASSMTAAAQALSALRSDLEREQIGTPTG; this is encoded by the coding sequence GTGACATCCAAAGCGAGCGGCGAGACGGTCGACCTCCCGGGCTTCTTCTCCGACCTGGTCCGATGCGAGACGCGTCTGTACAACGCCCTCAACGACCGCCTCCGCGAGCGGCACGAGATCGTCACCTCGCAGTTCGAGGCCCTGCGCTATCTGCGCGACCACCCCGGGGCCCGAGTGGCGGACCTGGCCGCCGAATTCGCCATCGGCATCGGCGCGACCAGCAAGACCGTCGACCGGCTGGAGAAGCAGGGTTGGGCCGTTCGGCGACCGAATCCGTCCGATCGCCGCTCCTCGCTGCTGGCCCTGACCGACGACGGCCTGCAACTGGTCGACGCGGCAGAAGAGACCTTCACCGAGCGGCTGGCCGAACTGACCGCGGAGGCGTGCAAGGCGTCCTCCATGACGGCTGCCGCACAGGCCCTGTCGGCGCTGCGTTCCGACCTGGAGCGCGAGCAGATCGGCACACCCACGGGCTGA
- a CDS encoding alpha/beta hydrolase, producing MNKEQRARVDAMLRQPRPEGPQSVEAIRAGFEELMAQMIVPDGIRSVRTALGDRPALHVEPDSGPRAGTILYFHGGSWVFGSPETALSLTGHLVARTGFGAYSVDYRLAPEHPFPAAIEDTLSAYRALLDSGRDPSDIAFAGDSAGGGLSVTTCLAARDAGLPLPAALVMFSPGVDATRTGESMDTKEGIDPIFTRASMEHTGAMYLAGQDPRQPLLSPAVLADLTGFPPMLIQVGTNEILLDDSTRLAARARAAGVDVILDVTADVPHVFQAFAGVLDDADLALDRAALFLTQHVRTPDASAASAASAASAG from the coding sequence ATGAACAAGGAACAGCGTGCGCGGGTCGACGCGATGCTGCGGCAGCCGCGGCCCGAGGGCCCTCAGTCGGTCGAGGCGATCCGAGCCGGTTTCGAGGAGCTGATGGCGCAGATGATCGTGCCCGACGGCATCCGCAGCGTGCGGACGGCTCTCGGCGACCGGCCCGCACTCCACGTCGAGCCGGACAGCGGGCCGCGGGCCGGGACGATCCTGTACTTCCACGGCGGCAGTTGGGTGTTCGGCTCCCCCGAAACCGCGCTGTCGCTGACGGGGCACCTCGTGGCCAGGACCGGCTTCGGGGCGTACTCGGTGGACTACCGCCTCGCCCCCGAGCACCCGTTCCCGGCCGCGATCGAGGACACGCTGAGCGCCTACCGCGCCCTCCTCGACAGTGGTCGGGACCCTTCGGACATCGCGTTCGCCGGGGACTCGGCCGGCGGTGGCCTCAGCGTCACGACCTGCCTGGCCGCCCGCGACGCGGGCCTGCCGCTGCCCGCCGCCCTCGTGATGTTCTCCCCGGGCGTCGACGCGACCCGCACGGGCGAGAGCATGGACACCAAGGAAGGCATCGACCCGATCTTCACCCGCGCGTCCATGGAACACACCGGAGCCATGTACCTCGCCGGGCAGGACCCACGCCAGCCCCTGCTCAGCCCGGCCGTCCTCGCCGACCTGACCGGCTTCCCCCCGATGCTCATCCAGGTCGGCACCAACGAGATCCTGCTGGACGACTCCACGCGACTGGCCGCGCGTGCGAGGGCGGCCGGCGTGGACGTCATCCTGGACGTCACCGCCGACGTGCCGCACGTGTTCCAGGCGTTCGCCGGCGTTCTCGACGACGCGGACCTGGCGCTGGACCGCGCGGCCCTGTTCCTCACGCAGCACGTCCGTACGCCCGACGCGTCGGCTGCGTCGGCTGCGTCGGCTGCGTCAGCGGGGTGA